Proteins encoded together in one uncultured Flavobacterium sp. window:
- a CDS encoding cytochrome c → MKRIYKITLLVGITILVSSCHNNSAPNYQYFPNMYESVGYETYSEAKIFKGGKEGQLPVEGTINRGFEPFEYANTTADYQLAKANLKSPLDSIARNSGKGKELFEIYCISCHGAAGNGKGKLVEREKFLGVPNYKDRDITEGSIFFVETYGLNAMGSHANQLSAHERWLVADYVLKLRSQL, encoded by the coding sequence ATGAAAAGGATATATAAAATAACACTTTTAGTTGGTATAACTATTTTAGTTTCATCTTGCCACAATAATTCGGCACCAAACTATCAGTATTTTCCTAATATGTATGAGTCTGTAGGTTATGAGACCTACTCAGAGGCAAAAATATTTAAAGGAGGAAAAGAAGGACAACTTCCTGTTGAAGGAACTATTAATAGAGGTTTTGAGCCTTTTGAATATGCAAATACAACTGCAGATTATCAATTAGCAAAAGCTAATTTAAAATCTCCTTTGGATTCTATTGCAAGAAATTCAGGAAAAGGAAAAGAACTTTTCGAAATTTATTGTATTAGTTGCCATGGTGCAGCTGGTAACGGTAAAGGAAAATTGGTTGAAAGAGAAAAATTTCTTGGGGTACCTAACTATAAGGATAGAGATATTACTGAAGGAAGTATCTTTTTTGTTGAAACTTATGGTTTAAATGCAATGGGTTCACATGCAAACCAATTAAGTGCCCACGAACGTTGGTTAGTTGCTGACTATGTTCTAAAACTAAGAAGCCAATTATAA